The following nucleotide sequence is from Microbacterium arborescens.
TCTCTCTCGAGCGCCGTGAGCAGCGCCTCGGCATCCGGATTGCCGCTCAGCCGTCGGGCGAGGTCGGCGTCGACGGACCGCGCGACGGCGGTGTCGGTCATGAACTCGACGGTCGCGGGGTCGTGCAGCGACGACGCGATCCGATCGGCCACGACGCCGTGCCACTCGCTCGAGTCCAGTCGAGGAATGTGGCCGACCTGCGCGATCGCGCTCACCACCGCACACACCGTGAGCGCGAATCCGCCGGTGGCCACGACCACCTGATGCGCCGCCCTCTCGTCGGCCATGCGCGCCTGCTCGCGCATGAGCGTGACGACCTCTGCGGGCGTGAAGGCCAGCTCGCTGCGCGAGAGCACGCGGGTGATCCCGTCATCCAGAGCGGCGACCGACAGGGCCGTCTCCCCCCGAGTCGCGACGATGACGCGCAGCATCGGGTACATCGCGAGGAGACGCGCGAGATCGGCGTCGATCCGCTCGGTCAGCTCGCCGAGCCGCTCGTAGGCGTCGAGCACGAGCACGGCCGGGCGATCCAGCGCGACGACACGGCGGGCCGCCTCGACCGGGTCGGCGCCCGCCTCGACCAGCCGGCCGGCGCGTGCGACCACGTCGGCCGACACGTGCCCGGTCTTCGCGGCAGCGGTGATGACCCGATGCCACAGCATCCGGCTGCCGTCCACTTTCTCGGGCACCGAAACCCACACGACCGATTCGGGGCGCTCCGTCCGCAGCGTCCAGGTGCGCAGCAGCGTCGTCTTGCCGGCCCCGCTCGGTCCTTGGACGACGCACAACCGGACCATGGGTGACTCGAGCACACGTGTCAGTCGAGGCCGGTCGGGCACACCGGTGGCCGACTCGATCCCTGCTCCCCCAGCCGAGACCCGATTCATCTGCACCCCTATTCGCCATGCCGAAACGACAAGCCTAGGAAGCTCACCTTGGAGAACCCGGACTCCGCCGTGGCCGCGTGAGGGCAACCAGGGTCGAGCGACAGCGAGGTCAGCGCGCGATCGCGCCGGGCGACCAGCCGATCCGGTTACCCGAGACCTGTCCGCTCTGCACGATCAGCCGTTCGACGAGCGGGATCTGCGCGGTGGGAATGCTCACTCGGGTGCGCAGCATCGCTATGCCGACGAGGGCGATGAACCCCGAGAGCATCTTGTCGATGATCGACGTGAGGATGTTGGCCGAGAACGCCGCCGCGACGACCGGCAGCCCGAGACCGGCGATCGACGACGTGACGTTGTCGGAACCGTGGCCGGAGTACCCGCCGAACATGAGAACGCCCAGCGGAGCCCCCACCAAGGAGCACGCCACCGCGACGAGCAGCGTGAGATTGACGTAGCGGAACAGGTCCGCCCCCATGCCGAAGCGGCGGATGCCGTACCCCCACACGAGCGCTCCGGCGACGTTGACGATCGCGAAGGGCGCGGCTCCGGGGGCTCCGACGACGAAACCAAACACGTTCGTGCTCAACCCGACGATGACCCCGGCCCACGGCCCGAAGATCATCGCCGCCACGCCGGTTCCGGCCATGTCGAGGTAGATCGGCAGGTGCAGCAGCTGCACCGTCGACATCCCGATGAAGTTGACGATGAGGCATCCGAGCATGATCAGCGCCTGCACGCGGCGCGACACGAGCGGATGCGGCGCCGCCAGCGGGGTCGCCGGCAGCTGCGGCGTCGGACGCGGCGACGGTGGGAGGGCGGAGCCCGGGGACGGGCGCGGGCGGGGCGGGGCGGCGACCCGCGGAGCGACGTCGTCGGGCCGGCGGGTGGCCTGATACCGACGGATCCAGCGATCGGCCTCAGCGGTGTCGGCGCCCAGCGCGAGCACGATGTCGCGCAGCAGGCCGACATCGATCCGGGCCCGGCCCGGTCGGAACGCGTCGTACACGGTGGTGCGCGGGGGCTGCGCGGCCGCGGGGTTCACGCCACGCTCCACCCGCAGCTGCGCGATGCGACGCACGAGTTCGGCGTACGACACGGGGCCTGCGGCATCCTTCAACGCGAGCAGATCGCGCGCGATCGCGTCGAGCGAATCGGGCTCGCCGAATCGCTTCTCGTCCTCCTGCACAGACACTCCCCCACCCTTGGTGCGATCGCATGTCGCAAACCGCATACGCGCGGCGCGACCCCTCGCCCCGCGGCGCTCACTCTATCGATGCCGGCCGCCGGCGTGTTCGGAGTTGTTCGCACACGGCCGTGGCGGGCCTGAACGGCCGTTGTGATCGGGCGACCGATGCCAGCGTGAGATCGACGGCTCGCCGACTGGGGCGCGGGTCGCAATCCGTTCCCGATGAGGATCCATGAAGAAGAGACATCCCTCCCTCGCCGCGGCCTCCGCCGCGCTGATCGCGGCGACACTCGTCGTCGCCGGCATGGCGCTCCCGGCGCATGCCGACGAGCCGGCCGGGGGCGCCGGTCCGGCGGGGTCGGCCACCGCCAACGAGGCTGTCGAGGCGGGCCCGCCGGTTGCGGCGGCGGGAGCGGCGGCAGTAGCGCCGGGGCCGGCGACGCCGAGTTCGGAGCCGGCCGTCGAGCCGGTCGCCGAGACGCCTGTTGTCGCGGCGCCGGTTGGGGAGCCGGTCGTCGCTATGCCGGTGGCCGCCGAAGCATCCGCATCCGCATCGGCACCTGCACCTGCACCTGCACCTGCACCTGCACCTGCACCGGAGTCTGCTGACCTCGCGGCAGTCAGTGCCGCGGCCGGCTACGTGAATGACGACGGGTCCGGTGCGGGCGACGATGACACCGCCGCGAACCTGCCGCCGCAGACGGGGGTCACGATCAGCATCCGGGTCGATGGCGCAGAGATCGGCGTCGGCCCGATTGGCGAGCGCGGACCGATCGAGCGATACGAGCTCATCGTCCGTCCGATGGACGGCGGCGAACCGATCACGCGGACCTCGACGACCCGGACGGTCTTCATCCTGACCGGACTCAAGCCGGGCACGTACGAGATCGAGGCGAGCCTGCACAACAGTTACGGCGCGACCGGCACCCGCAACATCTGGTTCGCGGTGCCGGAGGTTCCCGGCGAGCCGACGGTGACGATCCGTGACAGCAGCCCCACGGCGCTGCTCGGCGAGATCTGGGCGGCCCCGCTGCAGACCCCGTTCCCGGAGGGGGTGTGGCCGTTCTATCTGCCCACCACCTACACCGCGACTCTCACGGGCGGCGGCCGCACCGAAACGCGCGAGGTCGACGACGTGCAGGGGCTCGGACGCTTCGGGTTCACCGACCTCGAGCCGTCGACCACGTACACGGTGACGGTGACCGCCCACAACGCGGCGGGCCAGAGCGCTCCCGTCTCGGTGCAGGCCACGACGGGTGCAGCTTCGGGCCCGGCAGTGCCCGACCCCGACGGTCTGAACGCAGGCAACCGCGGGGACGTCGTGGTGGACGGAACACCGGCGCCCGGCTCGACGGTGACGGCGAACGTCGGCCGCGACCTCGCGGGCGCGACGATCCACGGGTGGCTGTTCTCCGAGCCCCGCTACCTCGGCGGCGCCACCGTGACGGCTGAGGGCGCGGCGACGTTCGCGCTCCCCGCGGACATCCCGGCCGGTTCCCACCGCCTCGCCCTCGCCGCGGACGACGGCACCACGCTCGGATGGAGCCCCGTCGAGGTGCGCCCCGCCGATGTGACGACGCCGCCGGGGCCGGGCGGATCGCAGCCGGGGTCGGGTTCTGGGTCGGGGTCGGGGTCGGGGTCGGGGTCGGGGTCTGGGTCGGGGTCGGGGTCGGGGTCGGCGCCTGGGGCTGGCTCCGGGGCCGAGGCCGGCACGGGGGGCGCGGTCTCGGGCAACGGCGCTGCAGGCGCGGCGAACCCGGCGGCGGGTTCTGGGGCGGCTTCTGGGGTGGCTTCTGCTGCGGCCGAGCGGCGCATGCTGGCGGCCACCGGCGGAGACGCGCCTTGGCAGCTGGCGATCTGGGGCATCGCATTCCTCGCGGCGGGCGCCGTGGGGATCGCACGACGACGGGTCGCCGACTGACGTCGTCGTCGTGACAGGACGTGCGGGGCACCGGCCATGGGGGGCGGTGCCCCGCACGTCTTCTATCCGGCTGCGGCTCCCCGGGGGTGCATCGGTGCGCGCTCACCGGGGCGCGCTGTCATCGGCGGTCTCTCCACCGCGTTGGCGTT
It contains:
- a CDS encoding ECF transporter S component, producing MSVQEDEKRFGEPDSLDAIARDLLALKDAAGPVSYAELVRRIAQLRVERGVNPAAAQPPRTTVYDAFRPGRARIDVGLLRDIVLALGADTAEADRWIRRYQATRRPDDVAPRVAAPPRPRPSPGSALPPSPRPTPQLPATPLAAPHPLVSRRVQALIMLGCLIVNFIGMSTVQLLHLPIYLDMAGTGVAAMIFGPWAGVIVGLSTNVFGFVVGAPGAAPFAIVNVAGALVWGYGIRRFGMGADLFRYVNLTLLVAVACSLVGAPLGVLMFGGYSGHGSDNVTSSIAGLGLPVVAAAFSANILTSIIDKMLSGFIALVGIAMLRTRVSIPTAQIPLVERLIVQSGQVSGNRIGWSPGAIAR
- a CDS encoding fibronectin type III domain-containing protein, which gives rise to MKKRHPSLAAASAALIAATLVVAGMALPAHADEPAGGAGPAGSATANEAVEAGPPVAAAGAAAVAPGPATPSSEPAVEPVAETPVVAAPVGEPVVAMPVAAEASASASAPAPAPAPAPAPAPESADLAAVSAAAGYVNDDGSGAGDDDTAANLPPQTGVTISIRVDGAEIGVGPIGERGPIERYELIVRPMDGGEPITRTSTTRTVFILTGLKPGTYEIEASLHNSYGATGTRNIWFAVPEVPGEPTVTIRDSSPTALLGEIWAAPLQTPFPEGVWPFYLPTTYTATLTGGGRTETREVDDVQGLGRFGFTDLEPSTTYTVTVTAHNAAGQSAPVSVQATTGAASGPAVPDPDGLNAGNRGDVVVDGTPAPGSTVTANVGRDLAGATIHGWLFSEPRYLGGATVTAEGAATFALPADIPAGSHRLALAADDGTTLGWSPVEVRPADVTTPPGPGGSQPGSGSGSGSGSGSGSGSGSGSGSGSAPGAGSGAEAGTGGAVSGNGAAGAANPAAGSGAASGVASAAAERRMLAATGGDAPWQLAIWGIAFLAAGAVGIARRRVAD